Proteins encoded by one window of Lycium barbarum isolate Lr01 chromosome 11, ASM1917538v2, whole genome shotgun sequence:
- the LOC132619647 gene encoding zinc transporter 1-like codes for MEEERMRERKRGTGVVEVSGKMAEAWVWGEREERDEEGGGVGWCQRRNVGVVEVDDERGVSGVALAAILVSSAIGVCIPVLGKAIPALSPYKNFFFIIKAFAAGVILATGFIHVLPDAFESLTSPCLKEHPWGDFPFSGFLAMVVAMGTLMVDTCATSYYNKKGMKSGVVTQSRDEEGAINVHSHAAHGHAHGSLLVTGDSESELLRYRVISQVLELGIIVHSVTIGIALGASGSPKTIRPLIGALTFHQFFEGMRLGGSIAQVITHLFSCYMDN; via the exons ATGGAAgaagagcgtatgagagagaggaagcGGGGAACAGGCGTGGTGGAAGTGTCAGGGAAGATGGCAGAGGCGTGGGTGTGGGGAGAACGTGAGGAGAGAGACGAAGAAGGAGGTGGTGTGGGGTGGTGTCAGAGGAGAAACGTGGGTGTGGTGGAGGTTGACGATGAAAGAGGGGTGTCAGGG gtAGCGCTTGCTGCCATTTTGGTTTCGAGTGCAATTGGGGTGTGTATTCCAGTACTTGGAAAAGCAATTCCCGCCCTAAGCCCATATAAGAATTTTTTCTTCATAATTAAAGCTTTCGCGGCTGGTGTGATCCTGGCCACAGGTTTTATACACGTACTTCCTGATGCATTTGAAAGTTTAACATCGCCGTGTTTGAAAGAACACCCGTGGGGAGATTTTCCTTTTAGTGGATTTTTGGCAATGGTTGTTGCAATGGGGACTCTGATGGTGGATACTTGTGCAACTTCTTATTACAATAAGAAAGGTATGAAAAGTGGAGTGGTGACTCAGTCTCGAGATGAAGAAGGAGCTATTAATGTTCATTCGCATGCCGCACATGGACATGCACATGGTTCATTATTAGTGACGGGTGATTCTGAGTCAGAGCTCCTTCGTTATCGTGTTATCTCTCAG GTTTTGGAACTAGGGATAATTGTACACTCTGTGACTATTGGAATAGCTTTGGGTGCTTCTGGAAGTCCCAAAACTATAAGGCCTCTCATAGGTGCTTTGACTTTTCATCAATTTTTCGAAGGCATGAGACTTGGTGGATCTATTGCTCAGGTAATTACACATTTATTCTCATGTTATATGGATAACTAA